In Sylvia atricapilla isolate bSylAtr1 chromosome 33, bSylAtr1.pri, whole genome shotgun sequence, a single window of DNA contains:
- the LOC136373215 gene encoding scale keratin-like: MSCYDICPPRTSVDLCPPRTGVAVPQPIAESCNELCARQCPDSSALIQPPPVVVTFPGPILSSFPQQAVVGSSGAPAFGGSLGLGGLYGAGATQASGGLCTFGRAYAAPACSPCALPRYTKKFWDTCGPC; the protein is encoded by the coding sequence ATGTCCTGCTACGACATTTGCCCACCAAGAACCAGCGTGGACCTGTGCCCACCAAGAACCGGCGTGGCCGTGCCCCAGCCCATCGCTGAGAGCTGCAATGAGCTGTGCGCCCGCCAGTGCCCCGACTCCTCAGCCTTGATCCAGCCACCGCCCGTGGTGGTCACCTTCCCCGggcccatcctcagctccttcccccagcaaGCCGTGGTGGGCTCCTCCGGAGCACCGGCCTTTGgcggctccctggggctgggcggCCTCTACGGCGCCGGCGCCACCCAGGCCTCGGGGGGCCTCTGCACCTTTGGCAGAGCCTACGCTGCTCCCGCCTGCAGCCCTTGCGCCTTGCCCCGCTACACCAAGAAGTTCTGGGACACCTGCGGGCCCTGCTAG